One genomic region from Strix uralensis isolate ZFMK-TIS-50842 chromosome 5, bStrUra1, whole genome shotgun sequence encodes:
- the LOC141943701 gene encoding arg8-vasotocin receptor-like, whose translation MKNFSFPMQDNTYQTESPSPHRFLSLTNQSDPVGRPERDEQLAQVEIAVLGVIFLTASVGNFILILVLWRRRKKLSRMYVFMLHLSIADLVVAFFQVLPQLIWDITDVFIGPDFLCRIIKYLQLLGMFASTYMIVVMTMDRYQAVCYPMVTFQKKRALWNIPICTSWFISLILSLPQVFIFSKTEISPGVFECWGEFIQPWGPRAYVTWIFVVIFFIPSAILITCQVKICKIIKRNIHVKKQTEYEVTNQKQVLPSRASSVNCISKAMIKTVKMTVVTVVAYVLCWSPFFIAQLWSVWFPSVVTEGSAFTIIMLLGNLNSCTNPWIYMYFCGHIPYCTNKQLENTSAQEESVITGSIHLVDRDPEENSTSA comes from the exons atgaagaatttttcatttcctatGCAGGATAACACATACCAGACTGAGAGTCCTTCTCCTCACAGATTCCTGAGTTTGACAAATCAGTCAGATCCTGTTGGAAGACCAGAAAGAGATGAGCAATTAGCTCAAGTAGAGATTGCTGTACTGGGGGTCATATTTCTGACAGCGTCTGTGGGCAATTTTATTCTCATACTGGTGCTGTGGCGAAGAAGAAAGAAGCTCTCTAGGATGTATGTGTTCATGCTTCACCTCAGCATTGCTGACTTAGTGGTAGCCTTTTTTCAAGTGCTGCCTCAACTCATATGGGATATTACAGATGTTTTCATAGGGCCAGATTTCTTGTGCAGAATTATCAAGTATCTACAATTGCTGGGCATGTTTGCCTCTACTTATATGATAGTGGTCATGACAATGGACAGATATCAAGCAGTTTGCTACCCTATGGTCACTTTCCAAAAGAAGAGAGCTCTCTGGAACATCCCCATTTGCACCAGCTGGTTTATATCACTGATTCTTAGCCTACCACAGGTATTTATCTTTTCTAAGACTGAAATATCTCCAGGTGTCTTTGAATGTTGGGGTGAATTTATTCAGCCATGGGGCCCCAGGGCATATGTGACTTGGATTTTTGTAGTTATATTCTTCATCCCCTCAGCCATCCTTATCACATGCCAGGTTAAGATTTGCAAAATAATCAAAAGAAACATACATGTGAAAAAACAGACTGAATATGAAGTAACAAATCAGAAGCAAGTCCTGCCATCCCGAGCAAGCAGTGTGAACTGTATTTCAAAGGCTATGATCAAGACTGTAAAAATGACAGTGGTGACAGTTGTTGCGTATGTTCTTTGTTGGTCACCTTTCTTCATTGCACAGCTGTGGTCTGTGTGGTTCCCCAGTGTCGTGACTGAAG GTTCGGCATTCACCATTATCATGCTCCTTGGCAATTTAAATAGTTGCACCAACCCATGgatatacatgtatttttgtgGCCACATTCCATATTGCACAAATAAGCAGCTGGAGAACACCTCAGCTCAAGAGGAATCGGTTATCACGGGGAGCATCCATCTAGTAGACAGAGACCCTGAGGAAAACAGTACTTCTGCATAA